AATTGTCCAAACAATTTTTCCATCTTAGGTGTTGGGAATGACAATGAAGGTATTCTTGTGCTTGGAGCTACCAATATCCCCTGGACTCTTGACTCTGCTATAAGAAGAAGGTAACAAGGATTGAAAATTGCACATGTACAGTGCCGTGCGTATGTTTATTCAGAGCAATTGATAGAGGAATTGACTTCTTTGTAGCCTTGgcttagtgcaggggtggggagtcattttcattcgaagggccacttaaaattttattaagtcctcccaaggccgtactatgaacacaaaccaggatatccCCGTGCAcgtaaggcctatattgaaggtggccacctttacaacagaccccaccttcactaggttccctgaaaatattacttaattgtattgcatggAATGTCTAAGATTGCATTACAaaacatttcatatttcatgttaaACTGcgtaacattacatttacatcGGGGACCGGATAAGATGGCATCGCTGGTCATAAACGACACctgggccataggttccccacccatggctTGGTAAATGGTAATGAAGCCATGAAACTTTTTCATTACAAACTTAAGCACTTGCTCATTTCACTTATTTAGACTAAACATTTGACAATCCTCTTAAAATACCTATAGATCATAAAAGAGAACATGCATTTTTTCCCCAGAGACATGCCTAATTGTCTTTTTGTCTCAGATTTGAGAAGCGCATCTACATCCCTTTGCCGGAAGAAAATGCTCGCTCCACGATGTTCAAGCTTCACCTGGGCTCTACGCCTAATGAGCTGAATGAGGAGGACTTCAAGACCCTGGGCAATAAGTCGGACGGCTACTCTGGCGCTGACATCAGCATTGTGGTCCGAGACGCGCTCATGCAACCTGTTCGCAAGGTGCAGTCAGCCACTCACTTCAAACGGGTAAGCAAAAAGGTTAAAGGCATCATTGTTTAAATACGGCACCTAACATGGACTAGTCTAAATACTGCACCTAACGTGGACTAGTCTAAATACTGCACCTAACATGGGCTAGTCTAAATACTGCCCCTGACATCTGTTAGTCTAAACGCTGTGCTGTACATAGGTTAATCTGTATTGGACTTCCCAAACAAGTCTTCTTCATAGGAACAGTATGTTATAGTACACAGTCCTGCTAAGGTTGGGATGTTCTGGATTGTATGCTTGTAAAGAGAAGCACATTTCTTTTATTGACATGATACAGGTGTTAATTACTGACATATTTTAAAATAACTACTCCTACAATAACTTACCTGCTGAGTTAAGCCAAAAAAGAAATGATGCACGCAAGAAAGGAATGTCATTACTAGATAAATCAATTTAAAGTATAATTGattaaaacaaaataatgcacaccaaataaacattaacatgtggtattattaccattattatgcTTCTACCTACTGACGTTGTCAGAGGTATACTGTTCTCTAGTCGTCAGGCCATACACGAGTCCATGTGTGCACGATGACTTGAATGGGTGGACAGATTTTGACCAAATCTGATAATACTGTAATAAAAGCTACATGAACTGACTAacgtttggaggccaacacttcaACAACAAGATGGCCGAGTTTCAAGATGGCCAGAGGCATCTGATTCAGCACTTCGCTGTTGAGTTCAACTCACTTTTCATCTCTACAAAATATCAAGAGCTGAAAAAGTGACACATATTTTACTGAATATCCTGGGCAGACAGCTGAGCAGGAACTTGGAGATGATGTTTCACTTACTTTTTTTTGAATGACTACTAATTTGAAATCCCTCCACATGACTAGGTGAGAGGAACGCGATGGAACAATCCAGATGTTATGGATAACCTATTGACCCCATGTTCTCCAACTGACCCCAATGCCATTGAGATGACGTGGATGGATGTATCAGGAGATGAACTTTTGGAACCTGTAGTTTCCATGGTAACAATAATGACCTTTATCACAAGTATTTTGGTCTTAAGTCACCCTATGAGTTTGTTGCTGAATTAGCCTATTTCACCTTGATGTCAGGCAGAAGTAAAGCTGGAAAAATGACTACAggtttccatagaaaacagtggggtgtacgtttatgtctatgccaccaGATGCTACTTGTATTGCTTCAAAAGCATTGAATTGAAGGTGTGTGACGCCACATGAAAAGGGCAAATTGGTTCTTCATAGACACACTCTGTCCATCCATACTGTAGTTGTTTCGTAGGGTGGCTACCGTAACCGTAAAACAAATTCACAAACCACTGAAGTAATCATTTTAAGGTTGTAAAATTACTTAGTGTAGCTCCAAGTTACTATTCCATCCATATACTGTTTATATACTAGAAGAATAAGCTGTCTTATAAGTTATCTCTTTATTAGTATGTGTGGGAATTATTTGGCACTAATAATGACTGCATTACTGTCACCATTTACAGAAGGACATGTTGAACTCTGTTGAGAAGACCAAACCTACAGTGAATGAGGACGACTTGAAGAAACTTAAACAGTTCACAGAAGACTTTGGCCAAGAAGGATGATTACCTTTGGCGttatcaaaatataatgcattattttgtttgtttgtattataTTGTTTTCATACGTATGAAAGTGCCATGGGTTGTCTGGATGTACGTACTTTTGCACAAATGTGTACAAACAGTTGAATTAGTTTGTTGAATGTTGACCTTTGGGTATTATTCACATTTTTGAGGAGGGTTCCCCATTGAAAAGATAAAATACATTAGAATAATACACATACAATATAAATGGCTATATTATATAATCATATGAAAGAAATGGGGCATTTTTTTAGGTATGTGCCATAAAGTAAGCACTCACACATATttcatgtactgtacgtacatgtATAATACAATGTGCCTTACTGTATACTGTGGGACAATGAGGAATAGGCCTAACAGCTTTACATGTTACAGCAAGTCACATGGGGCCCCATACGAATGATTTTGTAAGTTTTATATACATAGATCTTTTCTGTGCAGATCATCCAGGTGTATTCTGAAGTCTCTTATTTATCTGTCACATACACAAATCATTTGATTGTTAAACCTTTTTTTATACTGGCCCTTAAACCTCAAGTGATATCCAGTATGTTTGCACCTGTTCCTGTGTGTGGAAAATGAGTGAGAGACACTAACATAGTTGGTGAAGGCATAGGCCAATGGATAAGTTTCATCAAATGCAAAAAATTACTAATAATATCCAGGAAAACATCATTATGTTAttgtatatatttattttgtgttATCTTAAACCAAAATAACAAGATATTGAGGTAAAATTAATTACTGTTGTCGTACAGGAAGAAAGCATCTTAAAAGTGAATTCTCCTACTGTGTTTTACCCTATTTGCAAGAAAAAGTCAGAAACtgcagaaagagaaaggagatatACGTATACTAGAAACAAGTGATGTGCTTCTACCGGTGTTCCTCAAACATGTCtttggagaaataaaaaaaacacaaacattttcataattatttttatacaagTACTCACCTGAAATGATAACAGACACCACATGATAAGGAAAAGCACAATGTAGTGCTGTAGATTAATAATGTCAATGATTTAGTACTGGGTTCAAAAGTGCACAGTGTTTTGAGTACAACTAGTCTAGTCCTGACACCAACATTCACATCAACTGGATGCTGGAGGCTAAAAAGCAGAAGCGAAATAAATATATTCCATACACACCCTTACAGGTACATAATTGTGCATCTGACAAATGGGGTACACTACAAGGGTATAAGTCAATCTTGTGGTAGAAGAGCTCAGAGGTAAAGTGACAAACCTGGCAAAGTTAACCTATATAAAGTGGTAAACTTACTAATAGATAACCCAGGTGTtttttagttaagaaaatgaggactctagtcttttctattagattatttaccagATTACCACTATTTCAATGTTACCTtaactggtttactactgagacAGAGTCTTGGAATACCCCAGGTGTATATTCTTTTGCTCAGCAAATGCACCCAGGTTCTTCTTCCACAACATTTACGGCTCTGTGCCAAATGAGCAAGGAATCACCAAAGGACCTCTGAGCATTTGTAGTATACTCCACGGAGAACGTAATTGAGCTTTAAGTAATCTTGATCTTGAAGAATCAAAAGTGCCATGCCTTCATTTACTGTATTACAACAACAAAACTGTTCAATACAATTTTTACACCTTGCCCAAGTTAACTGAcacaggtttatcacttaactaaAAATCAGGCCCcataacacaaaaaaaaatatttcaagttTGTATATGTAAAgacataaaataaaacatttttcaAAGACAAAGGATGGTGAAATGATAAGACAAATGTCAAGCCTTGGACATACAACATAGGGAAAATGGTCTCTAGGACTTTGGTCCTCGTCTCTGGGGAGTGAGTCACATTAAGGAGAACCTTAGGCAGTATGGTTGCCATGGGTCTACGGGGGTTAAGGTGCAAAGCAATAGtgccaaaaaagacaaaataaataaattaaaaatacagAAACGGTTAGCCCCTCCTGCGACAGACCAAGAAGGCACCCATTATGTTTACACACAAGAGAATCAATCAAGTCAATCACAGTACTAGATTTCTACCATGGAGGGTTTCATTATCTGGAACTTAGATTACATCATATCGACTAGTGAGCTTTGCTGAAAAAGCACTGTCTATTTAACACATATCAATGTCAATGGTCATTAATAAAATTATTACATTTTTGTTCCCTTCATTGTTTTCAGCTCACCAGTGTgatcaatgtattttcaccattATTCTAATGAGAGTACCTTGCCAAAGAGCCTGATAATTCGTTGAGATACAAGGGATAACTGGTCTTTGGTACAAAGACAGGGAGGTTAGTTTAGACTGATACACTTGAAAACTAACACATGGAAGTCTATAAGTATTATATTGCAGCAGTGCTGCGAATAACCCTTCATCTAGGACGGACAGCTGCCTGGATAGTATGTGATCTGAGTAGAGTAAGACAGAGCTATATGCTGTAGGCGGTGACCAAACGCGTTAGAAAACAGAGAAGAGGGATCCGAGAGCCAATCCTGTCGCAGCACCGGCGAGCATGCCCAGTGCGACATCACCGGCGTCTTCACGGCGCCGCTCTTGGACAATGATGTGGTTAACTTCAGCGGGAGGATATGCACCtgccacacacaaaacacagacatgtACAACGCATAGAAACATAGAACAAGCTACCACAGGCAAAACGCCCAGGATCTatctcagccttcaagaagctagtgaggccctaccgtggcgcaaatggtagggcactcgtttgctaagTGGCCGaaccgggttcgactcccggcccgggtcctttgccgacccttcccatctctctctgcccactcacttcctgtcactaccttcactctcctgtcaaataaaggcaataccccccccccccccccccccccccccccccaaaaaaaaagtatatatatatatatatatatatataagtatatcaagaagctagtgaagactctcctctttcatgactatttactgTACAAACATCTGATGCACTAATTTCCTACCTCTAATGCACTTCATAAAAATACCGTTATTGGcttatgcactattttttttttcaatgtgtttCTTGTGCACTTTGCAAAGTGCATGCATTGGGttgtgtcctcgtttgtaagtcgctttggataaaaatgtctgcTACATAaattgtaatgtaaaatgtacgtAATGTAATGCCCATAGTTAGACACACAGTGGCCCATTTCATGCTGCATGACTGAAAAACGGGAGGGTTTTTTTGGAGGAAAGGGGTAAAAGGGAGCCCTTACAGCAAAATTTAGCAAAATGTACTCAGCCATTCTTCAGTGTTTCCCCTATTTATTTGTCTGCCGCAGCAGTGCTGTTATTTATTGAACCTCACAAAAATGAAGGGTTAACAATTAAAACAGCTGAGTTAGTAGGGCGAGGTTAAAAAGAAGTATTTGAATGTAGTGTATAAGGTTGACTGCAATTTGACTGCTGATATGAAGACCTGGTTGTGGTGCTCAccgtgtggcagtggctgtgaaCCTCTGCtgaagtcatacaaggaaaacaCTGATCTTTCCATGTTTTTTTAAGATGTACCTTGGTACTGGTAAGGGTAGGCAACAGTGTAGTACTGCCCATCTGCAGTGTAGACCATCTGCGTGCCGTGTGGAGGGGCCTGAGGAACGTAGCCTCCGTACTGATCAGGATAATACACCTGGGGGGCGACATCAGAAAATCACTGATAACGCTGCAACAGCATTGCCAAGGATATTCCGATTTTAAAGCACATTTCGAAGTCTGGGCATTCTAATCCCTAATTAGTACTTTCCATTTTGCTTGTAACACAACACATGAATGATTGCAGTTTTCAGGTGTGCTACCATTTATGAAAATAGCTGCATATGGCCCTATATAAAAATGTATTTAATAAATGATGGTAAAATGATCATTAAACCTGTAATAAGAGTGTTTGACATACGTACCTGAGAGGCTGGGGCGCACTCGGAGTATGGTGGAGGAGCTGAGGCGACCACCTCCTCAGCAAAGCCAACCTGAGGAGCAGCCATGACCTACAGCACATTTAAACTGTCAACAACGCTGTTCAACAGAACAATATTTGGGGCAAATAAGCTCTGAACTGGCCTTAACCCTATACTCAGTCCTCATAACTCATCCAGCTTTTAGTTTCTAATAAGGGATACTAAATTGTATGTACTCCGTTCAATTCAATTTTGGTTAGATTGAGCAGAATGTGGCCCTATCAGATCAAACAGACAAAACCCACAGGGCATCTATCATTTTCACTTCAGTTCATAAAAAAACTACCCACACACCCTCAAACTACCCTCACCAAATTCCAGCTGGAAATTAATGTAAGCGGCAATGACCATTATCGTTTTAATTCCTTGGATACACATCATTATTGCTGAAAAAACACATTCATACCATGACCACAGTAGTATCAAGTATTCTTTGGGGAATACCATCTATGTGAGACATGCAGAGAACAGTTGACATCTTTTCCAATATGCACAATGTGGTGTGGATGATTTGACCTGAGAATAGACTTATCTAACAGATTGTTACAATGACAAGAGTTACTTACTGTATTGACTCGGGCATCCTGAAGAGCCATACTCCATGCCCTGTTGCAAAAGACAGTGAAGACAAAACAATTTCAATGGCTGTGTTAATTCACATTCTTTCTTACACAAGATACGGTATGCCAGATTCCCATTGTGGAAGGGATGGTTCAATACTAGCCTGGCTAACACCAGACTATCACAAGTGAGGTATAGGCTAGGAACCATctattcattcatattcattccTTTTCACACAGAGGAGgttaaaaatcaaaatcaaattcCTTTTCACACAGAGGAGGTTTAAAATACTACTGTTCATATCTAAAGCTTGAAGGGACTTGGTTTTGCGTCTGGTGTCAACATGGTGGATCTGTAagcaaactgcaagcttccgttTGTCTAATCATATGTTTTACCCTCTCTCCCCGTTCTGTGGTTGGGGTCCCAAACTCAAGTGAAGATTTCATCCAGGGTGTCCTTCAGAGCGGAACAAGTGCACAAGGCAGCATGGAAATTCCCAGGCTAGTTTAATACTGCTTGTACTATGGCTTTAACCAAAGGCCGTAGCTGTTGTGCAACATGCAGAGAGAGGTGTTTAGGATTAGAGTGAGTGTCTTACAGGGCGTCATCGGAGCTGTCAGCACAGATGCTGATAATCCGTCCATCCCTGCAGACTATCTGAAGAAGGGAATCCCGACCCTTGCCCTCAGGAGGGGTCaattctatggagagagagagagagagagagagagagagcccttatACTGTATGGAACCAAAGACAAGTTGTATATAACCGCCATGGTAAAGACTACCAGGAGTTCAAACATTCACTGGTGAATACAGCAagtttgtgatggagtgaccatcactagggttgtgggtgtgttctgactaacatgccaacgagcctggctctttggtgtagcggtcagagccccggtttactaccccagaaggtctgggtttgagtcccagctgggcaactctactccccttcgctacaaatggtgtcagaagtgggatggtaccgtgaggccatcggaagcgtacccattgtgtgtgagccgtaattccatgtgagggacccccaggattggtgaccctggtgtgagggaccccagtgatgggtgaagcattgatgacggggcacactggatgggagaagcatgatgggcagttgcgtgagggacaccatgagtgtgtgaaacgcacgggtgcgcttcccgaaggggaaggcagtgtgatggagtgaccatcactagggttgtgggtgtgttctgactaacatgccaacgagcctggctctttggtgtagcggtcagagccccagtttactaccccagaaggtctgggttcgattcccagctgggcaactctactccccttcgctacaaagtTAAAAGTCCAAAGCAAATTAATTCTGCATAACTAGGGGTGTATTGCAGAGACCCTGTTTAGAAATGTACTTGGGTAGTCATTGGCAAACTTTGGGCTGAAAACAAAGCCAGTGCCTTTCCATTTAATTTGCTATTTACCTACGGTATTTTCACACTCAAGTTATTTAGAGTTAACACAAGTCTTCTTGATGAGTCAGACTAGCCCTTACTCACGCATGCGTCACTTTACATTCACTTTAAACTCCTCCAAGTGAGGCTGAAACTGAAAGACGTGAGCGGAGCCCACCTCGACAGGCATTGGCATTGCGGATGTTTATGCAGTCAATCCTCATGTGAATCTCGTCCTCCATGTCGCGCCGCTGCTGGTCATCGTAGAACACGAGCCGTCCGTCGGACCACAGATCAAACCAGTTCTTCTTCCATCTCCGCAGGATGGTGCCTGTCAAGTCATACGCGGCTGTGTGTTAAAAGGCCCTGCTCCATTGCCCTTCCACTGACCTCGATGCATACAATAGATGTCATTGCCATGCACACTTAAACAGCAATTTCATTACATGTGGCTCTGTGTGTTGAAGCACCTGCATACTTTAAAAAGACTTACATAAACAACTGTCCATGACCATCTCTTCTTGCCTTGGGAAAGTTCATTAAAGGTCcaccgtgtaatattttgagtagttcatttccagaatccatgctgcccattcacaaatgtttaacaaatacttaccaccaccatcaccagctgcaaaacttactgtactttggtcatactagtaaatactagtttattacttagtaaatattcatgaaaatatcaaatttggcaataggcagcactctCAATGAGAAGCATATGCAATaactattctggccacaatcttacacagtgcacctttagctcACACAAGTTTCATGATTAACTAAAACAAAATTGCAAAATGCCATCCAGGCCTGTGTGTAAACATATTGCTATGCCTGGGGGATTGAGATTGATTTACTTCAGATGTGTAATGTACGGTCATTCGTCCCAACCACATGCAGAACTGTATTCTTGAGTCCTTTCAGTAGGAGCCCGTAAGAGTAGTCCACCATGATAGGCTACTTTCACTAGAAAACCCTGATCATTATTACATAACACTTAGTTGTAAGATGTATATTAGCCAATACAATGCAACACTGTTACAACAGCAGTTCATTAACATTTCACAATCCTAACTGGCTGGATGAAGTAATACAACAAATTAAATCATCCATTTCAAGAGCATGAATTAAGCATGAAGAGGATTATTTTTGATGGCCTACACAATTGCAgcctaggctactgtagcctcagacttttcataggcctacgcTATAACAAGCATACTCACTTTGCCTGTGGAGCCATCCACTTTTGACCAGCGCCATCCTGGACAAGGCCTACAAGAATAAACACCGCTTTAAAAACAAATCACATGAAATGTTAGGTTGAACTACTTCTAACCACCAATAGCCAAGaccaagtagcctactgtatggttGTTTCCCCATTTTACTGACTGCCTAGGCTATTTGCTTTTCTTTCAGCTGGGGAATAGTTTCCTTTCATGACAAGTTTTGATTGTCTACTCTATCGTATCATCGGCTACATTAATAAAATCAAACAACAAACCCACAGCTGTAACATTGTAATGGGGTCAACAATTTTGCAAGACGGCAAACACGAAGTCAGTCACAGCTAAATGGAAACTTGCTTTCAAACAAACCGTATGGTGCGACGACTATGTATGTTGTAGACGGATGTTTACAATAGCATGTTGAGCTGCTGTGCCACAACGTAGCCTACAGCTGTTATTAGGTATGACTTGACGCTGTCGCTTGTATGACATCTCACAAATTAACCGAGGCAAATTAAGTGTCAAAATGTAAGTATATAAACATATTTGAGATACCAATGAAAGCTTTGTTCCCTTGATGAAGTCTTGGGCCTGTAACGGTAAAAGATCCAGACTCCAGGGACACCCACTCGATGACAACAGCATCAGCTGATTTGGTGATGTTGGTGTGAGAACGTTCACGAATATCCGGCTACCAAGGGCAGGCGGGGAGGGTAAGATCAAAATGCGGAGTGGAGTTTTAGACGGAGGATTTGCGGAATCCTGTTGAGGACAGACTGCCTGCATCTGCAACAGAAAGAATACACTACTCCAGCACCTCCAGCACCATCAAACAATAATAAAACGTGGCAGGCAGAAACCCATTCCAGCATTAATCAATCTGCACCCCTGAAATAGCCTACAGTGGCAAACTAGCATTTTATTTTCGAAGAAAAAGTGATAGGCCTAGAAGGAAGGGGTTTCGAAGAAATGGGATTATATTTGACAAAACGTTGATAGGTGTTCATCAGAAGGCCTATGACACTCCCTATTACATTCAGATTACATAGGCTACCTGTTACACGTCTTCTGACTGTGGAATCAAAAATGTTGACCCAAACCAAACTTTTTGGCCTAGCCTACCTAAAGCAAGATTTTGTATGTTGGTGTTTCGCCATATAAAAACGTCAACAATGGTGTGCAGTCAGCTTGTTAAGGCTATGTAGACTACAGATTAAATTTCTATTAGCCTTTTGCTACCTCACAACACCCAGCCAGATTGAAAGAGTTAATGTTCCTTTAcaataacaaacaacaaacatttaaaaacactAAATCATGCTTTTCTGCACTAAAATCAAGATTCAATTTGTCATTCAATTGTCGTTCAattgacgttcaattgtcggaatggcggtatcttttttttctgtgaaacGTCCCGCCATTCCGACACCCACCCCCCCATCTTGAAAAAGTGAGCACGATGTAccatatttcagcaccacatgcgtgGACAGCTCCGGACATGCCGCAGGTGTGCTTGCTCCCCTAGAAGCAACTTGGTCTCGGTATGGCGGTAGGAAAAAGTGAGCACGATTTAccatatttcagcaccacatgtgtggacagctccggacatgccgaaggtgtatgctcgctcccctaaaagcaacttggagtgcatcttaatatgccaccttgcctcctccacttgcgcttgtctcctcgccccgcctcctggcccctcctccgtggagaacacgataaagtttcccagagccatctaataacagagttgcgcaaaccggggaccaggaagtcggttggtgatgtgattcgcgtagattaaaatgtttcttaacagtaaacttctgttcgttggaaactaacacagaaccatcacataccaaacaaagattaagtacaaacaaattacatgacctttaccacattttctgtgttctaccgccacctcctggaactaagtaacttctaatagaactaaagtcaatggggatttccatgttaactctccgtgaggctccatgagagccgccattgctgtggaaagattggtccatagaggtctatgggagtggcgtaactctgatattagatggctctgaagtttcccagctgtcagcctagccacaacaacttttgagggactgtttttcattcaccatcccaattgcaaacgagaaaaagactctacaattgagcttttgcaagatattgaaatataatgctgttgtcagtgatgtcatcatgacgagaagcgagtggaggaggcaagtggaggaggcaaggtcccatattaagatgcactcttgaTCTCGGTGTGGCGGTATG
This is a stretch of genomic DNA from Engraulis encrasicolus isolate BLACKSEA-1 chromosome 6, IST_EnEncr_1.0, whole genome shotgun sequence. It encodes these proteins:
- the plekhb2 gene encoding pleckstrin homology domain-containing family B member 2 isoform X1 yields the protein MLLSSSGCPWSLDLLPLQAQDFIKGTKLSLALSRMALVKSGWLHRQSTILRRWKKNWFDLWSDGRLVFYDDQQRRDMEDEIHMRIDCINIRNANACRELTPPEGKGRDSLLQIVCRDGRIISICADSSDDALAWSMALQDARVNTVMAAPQVGFAEEVVASAPPPYSECAPASQVYYPDQYGGYVPQAPPHGTQMVYTADGQYYTVAYPYQYQGAYPPAEVNHIIVQERRREDAGDVALGMLAGAATGLALGSLFSVF
- the plekhb2 gene encoding pleckstrin homology domain-containing family B member 2 isoform X2, encoding MALVKSGWLHRQSTILRRWKKNWFDLWSDGRLVFYDDQQRRDMEDEIHMRIDCINIRNANACRELTPPEGKGRDSLLQIVCRDGRIISICADSSDDALAWSMALQDARVNTVMAAPQVGFAEEVVASAPPPYSECAPASQVYYPDQYGGYVPQAPPHGTQMVYTADGQYYTVAYPYQYQGAYPPAEVNHIIVQERRREDAGDVALGMLAGAATGLALGSLFSVF